ggccaagaccaaagagctgtccagggatgtcggggacaagattgtacacaaggctggaatgggctacaagaccatcgccaagcagcttggtgagagggtgagaacagttggtgcgattattcacaaatggaagaaacacaaaatgacTGTCCATCTCCCTCGGTTTGGGGATCCAGTCgtaatctcacctcgtggagtttcaatgatcatgagaacggtgaggaatcggcccagaactacacgggagaatcttgtcaatgatctgaaggcagctgggaccatcgtCACCAAGAGAACAATTGGTAACGGACTACGCCATGaaagactgaaatcctgcagcacctgCAAGGCCTCCCTGCTCAAGAAATCACATGTACTgtcccgtctgaagtttgctaatgaacatctgaatgattcagaggagaactgggtgagtgTTGTGATCAAAATCAACGCAAttcgccatgtttggaggaggaggaatgctgcctatgtcTCCAAGAACATCATACATGGAGGtgcaaacattatgctttggggctgtttttctgctaaggggacaactTCACCGCATCAAAGACGATGGAtagggccatgtaccatcaaatcttgggtgagaacctcctttctTCCGCCAGTTCATTGAAAAGGGGTCATAGATGGGTATTTCAGCATAaacatgacccaaaacacacagccaaagCAACAAAGGGGggatcaagaagaagcacattaaggtcctggggtggtctagccagtctccagaccttaatcccatagaaaatattgccttgtttccactgcacgGAACGGTTCGGGACAGTAAGAATGGAGCggttagaatgggaccggtctattctcgtgagcgtttccactgcaaatcggactgtCAGGGACCATTCAGGGTTTAGAAAaatgcctagcacgtccaccaatcagtggaatgtattgtatctccaccctaatggaaccgttccatttcctATGgtcccacatctgaagcaggacccagaatggtccggtacggttcggtttaatggcacactttcataatggaaacacccaaaatagcgaaccgtaccgaaccgatccactcagtggaaacgaggcatatgtggaggaagatgaaggttcgagttaccaaacatcagccttgaaaccttaatgacttggagaggatctgcaaagaggagtgggacaaaatccctactgagaggtgtgcaaacctggtggccaactacaagaaacgtctgacctctgattgccaacaagaGTTTTGCCACCAagccatgttttgcgaaggggtcaaatacttatttcactcattagaatgcaaatcaatttataacttttttgaaattagtttttctggattttttggttgttattctgtctcactgttgaaataaacctaccattaaaattatagactgatcatttctttgtcggtgggcaaacgtacaaaatcagcaggggatccaatactttttttcctccactgtacagtatgtgtgtgtttatgtgttaggggtgcgcatcttcactggtctcacaaTTCAATTCGTTTACGATTATCTGGTAagcgattcgattccgcgatgcatcacgattaccaACAAGCTTACGCTTGGCCCGCCTAGGCGTCCCTTCCTCTctgcgatcttctgggacacatcacaggtcccagaagattgcctggctatGCAGGATAGCGCAGTGAGATAtgcgcacctggctgtgaagctgcaatctgtcacagccggatgcctacagtagtattgccagcgccgtggacaggcgggggagagaatagagggttcgggtggccacgtcgctggattgtgggacaggggAGTGTCTTTCTGcgaacacttgtggaatggcgacaaactacggtacctaaaagtctccataggcgacgctttaaaataaaaaataaaggttaccaggttagagttacagagaaggtctagtgctagaattatttatctcgctctgacgatcacgGCGATATCTCacctgtgtgatttgaacaccgtttacatatgcgggcgcggcatctgtgtgtatgactgtgtgtccctagcgtgtcgtgatcctacggggtaaaatgaccgcaccagccaagcagacactggctggaatagCGCCCAgcggcgattcagttcgcatgtgtagcgctatacaagtcattcattcattcagtatgTGTTTTCTATGCTGTGCAAGCtcgcggggacaggggcgctttaaaaaaaaatgtgatttatttttctgtctttttttttattaacattgtgttttaaaaaaaaaaaaatatgtttgatcacttttattgctgtcacaaggaatgtaacagtacccttgtgacaggtactctttatggagggatcgggggtctaaaagaccccaaatccctctcttgcacttcaaagtattcagatcgccgaaagcggcgattctgaatactgacgttttttttttttttttttaactggcgcCATGGGCAGGCGAGTAAAGTGGAAGTGACGTCGCTTCCCTGTTTATGTTCAGACTGGAAAAAAGCCAACGCTTCATTCCAGTCTGTCCCCTTTCCGCTCCTctgggataacaaccgagcggcttttagccgcattggttgttatcACTGGAAAGCCGACCGTCCGCTCTaaaaacggtaccgggatgatgcctgcagctgcgggcatcatcccggtaatcGATTTTCGGTGTCGCATGCATCGGAATCGCATCGGGGACACCcctaattaataaatacaaaaattaaaaaaaaaaaaatatatatatatatatatatatatatacacacactcactcCTATACAAGTtgctgatccagaggaaggcaaaacaaacaataaagCTTGATCCAATTTGTTGcagcagggaaaaaattccttctgtatcccccaagaggcaacgGATATTCCCTGAATCCACTTCACCTATAAATGtttgtatccagttatattatgtgtatCTAGGGAAGAATTctcaggcctttcttaaaacaatctactgagctggccagaaccacctcttgaGGGAATCATCCTCTCCATTTACggctcctcatctccataacgaTTCCTCATCATCTCCTTCccttcctcatctccataacgATTCCTCATCATCTCCTTCccttcctcatctccataacgATTCCTCATCATCTCCTTCccttcctcatctccataacgATTCCTCATCATCTCCTTCccttcctcatctccataacgATTCCTCATCATCTCCTTCCCTTCCTCATCTCCATAATGATTCCTTGTCTCTATAACCCCTCATCGTCTCCTTCTCGTCTCTATAACCCCTCATCGTCTCCTTCCCTTCCTCATCTCCTTCCCTTCCTCGTCTCCATAACCCCTCATCGTCTCCATAACCCCTCATCGTCTCCTTCCCTTCCTCGTCTCCATAATGATTCCTCGTCTCCTTCCCTTCCTCATCTCCATAATGATTCCTCGTCTCCTTTCCTTCCTCATCTCCATAATGATTCCTCGTCTCCTTCCCTTCCTCATCTCCATAATGATTCCTCGTCTCCTTCCCTTCCTCATCTCCATAATGATTCCTCGTCTCCTTCCCTTCCTCATCTCCATAATGATTCCTCGTCTCCTTCCCTTCCTCATCTCCATAATGATTCCTCGTCTCCTTCCCTTCCTCATCTCCATAATGATTCCTCGTCTCCTTCCCTTCCTCATCTCCATAATGATTCCTCGTCTCCATAACCCCTCATCGTCTTCTTCCCTTCCTCATCTTCATAATGATTCCTCGTCTCCATAACCCCTCATCGTCTCCTTCCCTTCCTCATCTCCATAATGATTCCTCATCTCCATAATGATTCCTCGTCTCCATAACCCCTCATCGTCTCCTTCTCTTCCTCATCTCCATAATGATTCCTCGTCTCCATAACCCCTCATCGTCTCCTTCCCTTTCTCGTCTCCATAACCCCTCATCGTCTCCTTCCCTTCCTCATCTCCATAATGATTCCTCGTCTCCTTCCCTTCCTCATCTCCATAATGATTCCTCGTCTCCATAACCCCTCATCGTCTCCTTCCCTTCCTCATCTCCATATTGATTCCTCGTCTCCTTCCCTATCTCCATAATGATTCATCGTCTCCTTCCCTTCCTCATCTCCATAATGATTCCTCGTCTCCATAACCCCTCATCGTCTCCATAACCCCTCATCGTCTCCTTCCCTTCCTCATCTCCATAATGATTCCTTGTCTCCATAACCCCTCACCGTCTCCTTCCCTTCCTCATCTCCATAATGATTCCTCGTCTCCTTCCCTTCCTCATCTCCATAATGATTCATCGTCTCCATAACCCCTCATCATCTCCTTCCCTTCCTCATCTCCACAATGATTCCTCGTCTCCATAACCCCTGCTCTTCATCTCCTTCTTGCCCTCTCTATCTCCATAACCCCTtctccaccacctcctcctctccttcttgtGCCCAGTCAGAAAACACGGGAAGTGTTTAGCTCATGCAATTTCTGGCAGGGTAAACAGGTATGCTTTGCAttgatcaaaaatatatatattacacaatttTTTGGTATATTTAGCAGATTAAAAGGGAGTAAATAAATGTGATTGTCGGCGTTTATACACTTTCATTCTTTTGCCACTGACAGCTGTTATGGGGACAGCAAGAGATTAAAATCTCTCCAGCAGGCACACAGACAGCATTCAGATCTCCTTTCTCACTTATAAAAAGTCAGTTGGAACCTGTTTTTAATAagtaataaactttttttttttttttcaggaataacTTGACCATGTTCCTGACGAATATCCTCCTGCGGAAAGGCATAGGTGGTGCCCAATGGATTGGCAAGTACAGACGGCCTCGGGAGGTCACATGGTGCATGAAGAACAATATGATAAAGAGGCTGGAAATAGAAGCAGAGACGGAGTATTGGATCAGCCGACCCTACATGACCAAGGATCAGGAGTTCCGGCATGCCGCAGAGAGGAGGCACAGACGCTTCGAGGAGGTGAAGGCCCAAAAGCGGGCCAAATTCCCTCCTCACAAATACGTGGCTGACCATTTAGATCATCTGAATACTACCAAGAAATGGACTATCCTGTAACTGAGTTGTTCTCTGCACTTTGCATTCTTGTGgatattaataaatgtatttccTAAACCTGGCGAATTACTGAATGTGAGGAGCGTGATATTTGTGTGAATGTGATATACAGTATTCTTTGtgaattaaagggtttgtaaaagttagtgttttttttttaaataacaaacctgttatttgcctcctctgtgcaagggttttgcacatagTGACCCCGATCATCATCTTCTGGGGTCACCCAGCGGCGCTCTTGACTCCTCCTTCCCATCAAGTGCCACCACTGAGAGCTGTATTCCATTGGGGCACCTTGCatgcacgctcccgagtcctgctgccgtGTCGATTTGACAAAGACAGCAGGACTCAGTCCCGTCCCccttgtcactggatttgattgacagcagcagaagccaatggttcctgctgccatcaatatatccaatgaggacctgagacaATGCCTGGAGCTGCTGTGATCGTCCCCGTCGATGGAACAATGAGGTTCAGGTAGGCAAAAGGGGTGCTGCTGGAggtatttcaccttaatgcattaggtGAAATACCTCCaggtgtttacaaccccttttaaaaaccacttcccgaccgccgcatgtacatatacgtcggcagaatggcacgtacaggcacattggcgtacctgtacgtccctgcctagacgtgggtcggggatccgatcgggaccccccccgctacatgcggcggtcggattcccgtggggagcgatccgggacgacggcgcggctattcgtttatagctgctctgtcgcgatcgctccccggagctgaagaacggggagagccgtatgtaaacacggcttccccgtgcttcactgtggcggctgcattgatcgagtgatcccttttatagggagactcgatcgatgacgtcagacctacagccacacacccctacagttgtaaacacacactaggtgaaccctaacgcctacagtgccacctgtggttaactcccaaactgcaactgtcattttcacaataaacaatgcaatttaaatgcattttttgctgtgaaaatgacaatggtcccaaaaatgtgtaaaaattgtgcgaagtgtccgccataatgtcgcagtcataaaaaaatcgctgatcgccgccattagtagtaaaaaaaataaaactatcccctatattgcgatttttttttttaccaaaaataggtagaagaatacgtatcgggctaaactgagggggaaaaaaaatgttatatatgtttttgggggatatttattatagcaaaaagtaaaaaatattgaatttttttcaaaattgtcgctctatttttgtttatagcgcaaaaaataaaaaccgcagaggtgatcaaataccaccaaaagaaagctctatttgtggggaaaaaaggacgccaattttgtttgggagccacgccgcacgaccgcgcaattgtctgttaaagcgacgcagtgccgaattgtaaaaaccccttgggtcatttagcagcatattggtccggtccttaagtggttaaaggatgggTTCACCtttggtaacatgttacacctgtattCAGGGTGTAATATTTTAGTAAAGCAGCAGCACACTCCCCCACCATCGTGACAGTGGGCAGGGTATCCTCTCCCTACACCCACTGTCAAAATGTAAATACAGCGGCTCCATACATTGCTAATTAAAATAGTAATAGCATAGAATAATTCAGCTGAGCCAATTTGTGTTTGTTGAGGGAGATACAAGGTAGTAAGGTTCCTGGCTTCCAATAACAAcagctgcatggagtttgcatgatcTTTTCATGTAGGTTTCCTCCTGAACATACTTGTAGGTTTATTGGCATCTGATCAAACTGACCCtagaaaatgtgtttcctgtcctcAAGCCCTGAAAAAATCCTGCTAATTCTGTCTGCAAAATATTTTAGAAGACCCAGGTAAAGGGTAAGTGGGGTAGACTTTCTGTTACCATGACTTACCTGCTTCCTGGGTACACGGAGTTGCATTTTAGGTGTTGTCAGACAAGCAAATTTCATCACAAACACTGTACAGCTAACAAATGCCAGAGGAAAATGTAACCCcacttaaaatgtttgtttttccttACTTTCTGTCCAAGTGCCAGagctttaaaaaaggaaaaaaaaaaggtaaggttACATCCATCCCTATTTTTCGGGGGCAGTCCCCAGATTTCGCCCCTTGAGCCAGGCGCCGTAAGTTTCGCAGAGCACGGGCTCCAAATCTTTGGTTCAAAAATGGTTCTGCTCGAGCGCTCTGTGCATGCTGAGCTCTCTGTGTACTAAATCCCGACCCCTGAATTTTGTGTTCCGCCCAAAAAAAcatgctgctggcttttaacgacttaaagcgggggttcaccctattaaaaaaaaaaaaaattttttttttattataccattacattcggcatcgtagcgcgagctacagtatgccggtcttacattttttatccccgtactcactgtgctatggatcattgaagattccggggaatgggcgttcctatggtgagagaaggtgattgatggccggccctggcacgtcacgcttctccggaaatagccgaaataggcttggctcttcatggcgcctgcgcatagcctgtgcgcaggcgccgtgaagagccgagacctactccggctgtcttcggggagcgtgacgtgccagagccggccgtcaatcatcctccctctccataggcacgcccattccccgcgggagttggattcttcaatgatcgatagcacagtgagtacggggattaaaaatttaagaccggcataccgtagctcgcgctacgatgccgaatgtaatggtataatgatgttaaggagggtgaaccaccgctttaagacccggacctttaggcagctaaaggacccggctagtttttgcgatttggcactgctcaGCATAAACGTCAATTGGTATGGTATCATGCAAAGAAAGCAgatgcctcgatagtgtaaaaccaatgacttttattaaaatataaaagtgaTAGGTCACGTCGTCTCGGGGCACGAAaactatcacgaaacgcgtcaggtggaATGAGTGgcttgctgacgtcatcaccctcatCTGCTCGGTTTCCCATACAGACGGGTTTTCCTGTttgcgtccggccggcgcaaCAGGTTTAAGGCTGTTCTTACACTTacgaaatgtgagtttttttacggtttgttttatattttaataaaagtcatTGCTTTTACACTGTCGAGGCATCTGCTTTCTTTGCATGATACCATA
The sequence above is drawn from the Rana temporaria chromosome 4, aRanTem1.1, whole genome shotgun sequence genome and encodes:
- the LOC120937930 gene encoding ribosomal protein 63, mitochondrial-like, which encodes MFLTNILLRKGIGGAQWIGKYRRPREVTWCMKNNMIKRLEIEAETEYWISRPYMTKDQEFRHAAERRHRRFEEVKAQKRAKFPPHKYVADHLDHLNTTKKWTIL